In the Haloferula helveola genome, one interval contains:
- a CDS encoding DEAD/DEAH box helicase encodes MADTTIHDILAEFRDAALNNRDLGDKFERLICRYLELDPQYAERFSNVWLWNEWPRKGEVGDIGIDIVAEEEATGDIVGIQCKFYLPEHQLSKGDIDSFLSALGKKQFSSGIIVSTTDKWGSNVEHTIKDQSKPIQKLRVQDLDASPVDWSSFTLDAINKLKLQKKREPRPHQKAAIKAVEEGFTEQDRGKLIMACGTGKTYTSLAITEEIALGGNVLFLVPSLALLAQTLREWTAFSKKPIHALAVCSDSNIGRRKQKDDDNAEIDVTDLAFPATTNTKSLIRQWEALQRKIKKRKQSKENRGTAVVFSTYHSIAAVHEAQKKGLPDFDLVICDEAHRTTGVTLADQDESHFVKIHDNDYIRAGKRLYMTATPRVYGDETKSKADDADATLCSMDDEELYGPEFHRLGFGDAVEKNLLTDYKVLVLAVDEAYAHRTFQRQITDNDNSLALDDAVRITGCWNGLAKKLDHTTADEAELYGDLAPMRTAVAFSRSIADSKAFCAYFEELVESYKADHPDEENLLDVQTDHVDGGMNAITRAHKLDWLKEPGPALRCRILSNARCLSEGVDVPSLDAVMFLNPRNSVVDVVQSVGRVMRKATDKQYGYIILPIGIPAGVTPEEALKDNKKYAIVWQVLQALRSHDDRFNATINQIELNKKPPTQIGVIGIGEGGGAGDDTGSKSDGDGKDKVSDKKEGQATFDFFHQLQEWKDALYARIVKKCGERRYWHKWAEDVAKIAQRHTDRIQQLLKDGNPKHVKAFDRFLKGLHRNINPAISPDEAIEMLSQHLITKPVFDALFADYAFSASNPVSQAMQSMLDALHDQALEKETASLDKFYASVRTRAAGIDNAEGKQKVILELYDRFFATAFKKMSERLGIVYTPVEVVDFIIHSVEDVLQNEFKSSLTAKDVHIIDPFTGTGTFITRLLQSGKIKPEDLHRKFTQELHANEIVLLAYYIAAINIEETFHTLQQDALEKQYEGKAKKPEPPGYTPFDGIVLTDTFQLTEASAQSDMDDAMFPVNNKRVTRQKKAPIRVVIANPPYSAQQESENDANKGLKYEFLDQQIRDTYAARSNATLVKNLYDSYIRAIRWASDRIGEQGVVGFVTNGSFIDSNNMDGLRACLVDEFTSLYVFNLRGNQRTSGELSRQEGGKIFGSGSRTPVAISILVRNPAKVTPGELFYHDIGDYLTREEKLAIVAKFASLNGLHREKKWRKIRPNAEADWINQRDPSFEAFTPLGDKSDPKAQVYFENYSQGVLTSRDSWCYNFSARAAAKNMRRMIEFYSEQAAAFEKKHGAETPKKRKELVEKFIDADPKSISWSRALKADLSRGKKHSYTATSSRTGVYRPYTKQAVYFSRAFNEMVYQNFQLFPEPDSENLVIVVSGIGASKGFSILLSDCLPNYHAHDTGQCFPLYLYEKAEAKDGELDLLSGDDGCEIIDGYRRKSAITDGILAEFRKTYGKDVSKQDVFYYVYGILHSQDYRERFAADLKKMLPRIPLTQERADYEAFTQAGRDLAHWHLNYETIDPHPAVHEETEQLGLDPWELYKVKKMTFARPTAKQKAEGEKWDKTRLIYNSKVTLTGIPLEAYDYVVNGKPALEWIMERYQVTVDKKSGIKNDPNDWCREHDDPRYIIDLLKRVTRVSLETNKIVAALPALNERTS; translated from the coding sequence ATGGCCGACACCACCATCCACGACATCCTCGCAGAGTTCCGGGACGCCGCCCTCAACAACCGCGACCTTGGCGACAAGTTCGAGCGTCTCATCTGCCGCTACCTCGAACTCGACCCCCAATACGCGGAGCGCTTCTCCAACGTCTGGCTTTGGAACGAATGGCCGCGGAAGGGTGAAGTCGGGGACATCGGCATCGACATCGTCGCCGAGGAGGAGGCCACCGGCGACATCGTCGGCATCCAGTGTAAGTTCTACCTCCCCGAGCACCAGCTTTCCAAAGGTGACATCGACAGCTTCCTATCCGCCCTCGGCAAGAAGCAATTCAGCTCCGGCATCATCGTCTCCACCACCGACAAATGGGGCTCGAATGTCGAGCACACCATCAAGGACCAGAGCAAGCCGATCCAGAAGCTCCGCGTCCAGGATCTCGACGCCTCCCCCGTGGACTGGTCGAGCTTCACGCTGGATGCCATCAACAAGCTCAAGCTCCAGAAGAAGCGCGAGCCACGCCCCCACCAGAAAGCTGCCATCAAGGCAGTCGAGGAAGGCTTCACCGAACAGGACCGCGGCAAGCTCATCATGGCCTGCGGCACCGGGAAGACCTACACCTCACTCGCCATCACCGAGGAAATCGCCCTTGGCGGAAATGTTCTGTTCCTCGTCCCGTCCCTCGCCCTGCTCGCCCAAACCCTCCGCGAGTGGACGGCATTCTCCAAGAAGCCGATTCACGCGTTGGCTGTCTGCTCGGATTCCAACATCGGACGCCGCAAGCAGAAGGACGACGACAATGCCGAAATCGACGTCACCGACCTCGCCTTCCCCGCCACGACCAACACCAAGTCTCTCATTCGCCAGTGGGAAGCACTCCAGCGGAAGATCAAGAAGCGGAAGCAGTCGAAGGAGAACCGTGGCACCGCTGTCGTTTTCTCCACCTACCACTCCATCGCCGCCGTCCATGAGGCGCAAAAGAAGGGTCTCCCCGACTTCGACCTCGTCATCTGCGACGAAGCCCACCGCACCACCGGCGTCACCCTCGCCGATCAGGACGAGTCCCATTTCGTCAAGATCCACGACAACGACTACATCCGCGCCGGCAAGCGCCTCTACATGACCGCCACCCCGCGAGTCTATGGCGACGAGACGAAGTCAAAGGCCGACGATGCCGACGCCACGCTTTGCTCCATGGACGACGAAGAGCTCTATGGACCCGAGTTCCACCGTCTTGGCTTCGGGGACGCGGTCGAAAAGAACCTCCTCACCGATTACAAGGTCCTCGTTCTCGCCGTGGACGAAGCCTACGCCCACCGGACCTTCCAAAGGCAGATCACCGACAATGACAACTCCCTCGCCCTCGACGACGCCGTCCGCATCACCGGCTGCTGGAACGGCCTAGCCAAGAAGCTCGACCACACCACCGCCGACGAGGCGGAGCTTTACGGCGACCTCGCCCCGATGCGCACCGCCGTCGCCTTCTCCCGCTCCATCGCGGACTCCAAGGCCTTCTGCGCCTACTTCGAGGAACTCGTCGAGTCCTACAAGGCAGACCACCCCGACGAGGAGAACCTGCTCGACGTACAAACCGACCACGTGGACGGCGGCATGAACGCCATCACCCGCGCCCACAAGCTCGACTGGCTCAAGGAACCCGGCCCCGCTCTCCGCTGCCGTATCCTCTCCAATGCCCGCTGCCTCTCCGAAGGCGTCGATGTCCCCAGCCTCGACGCCGTCATGTTCCTCAACCCGCGCAACTCGGTCGTCGATGTCGTCCAGTCCGTCGGCCGCGTCATGCGCAAGGCCACCGACAAGCAATACGGCTACATCATCCTCCCCATCGGCATTCCCGCCGGCGTCACTCCCGAGGAGGCCCTCAAGGACAACAAGAAATACGCCATCGTCTGGCAGGTGCTGCAAGCCCTCCGCTCCCACGACGACCGTTTCAACGCCACCATCAACCAGATCGAGCTGAACAAGAAGCCACCGACACAGATCGGCGTCATCGGCATCGGCGAAGGTGGCGGCGCGGGTGACGACACCGGCTCGAAGTCCGACGGCGACGGCAAGGATAAGGTCAGCGACAAGAAGGAAGGCCAAGCCACCTTCGACTTCTTCCACCAGCTTCAGGAATGGAAGGACGCCCTCTACGCCCGCATTGTGAAGAAATGCGGCGAGCGCCGTTACTGGCACAAGTGGGCCGAGGACGTGGCCAAGATCGCCCAGCGCCACACCGACCGCATCCAGCAGCTCCTCAAGGATGGCAACCCGAAACACGTCAAAGCCTTCGACCGCTTCCTCAAGGGCCTGCACCGCAACATCAACCCCGCCATCTCCCCGGACGAGGCCATTGAGATGCTCTCCCAGCACCTCATCACCAAGCCCGTCTTTGACGCTCTCTTCGCCGACTACGCCTTTTCGGCTTCCAACCCCGTCTCGCAGGCCATGCAGTCCATGCTCGATGCCCTGCACGATCAGGCGCTCGAAAAGGAAACCGCTAGCCTCGACAAATTCTACGCCTCCGTCCGCACCCGCGCCGCCGGCATCGACAATGCCGAGGGCAAGCAGAAGGTCATCCTAGAACTCTACGACAGGTTCTTCGCCACCGCGTTCAAGAAGATGTCCGAGCGCCTCGGCATCGTCTACACCCCCGTCGAAGTCGTCGATTTCATCATCCACTCCGTCGAGGACGTCCTCCAGAACGAGTTCAAGTCCTCCCTCACCGCCAAGGATGTCCACATCATCGACCCCTTCACCGGCACCGGCACCTTCATCACCCGTCTCCTCCAGAGCGGCAAAATCAAACCGGAAGACCTCCACCGCAAGTTCACCCAGGAACTCCACGCCAACGAGATCGTACTCCTCGCCTACTACATCGCCGCCATCAACATCGAGGAAACCTTCCACACCCTCCAGCAGGACGCCTTGGAGAAGCAATACGAGGGCAAGGCCAAGAAACCCGAGCCACCCGGCTACACCCCTTTCGACGGCATCGTCCTCACCGACACCTTCCAGCTCACCGAAGCCTCGGCGCAGTCCGATATGGATGACGCCATGTTCCCCGTGAACAACAAGCGGGTAACCCGCCAGAAGAAAGCCCCCATCCGCGTCGTGATCGCCAATCCGCCGTATTCAGCTCAGCAGGAAAGCGAAAACGACGCCAACAAAGGGCTCAAATACGAGTTCCTCGACCAGCAGATTCGTGACACCTACGCCGCCAGATCCAATGCTACCCTCGTCAAGAATCTCTACGATTCTTACATCCGGGCAATTCGCTGGGCCAGCGACCGCATCGGAGAACAAGGCGTCGTCGGCTTCGTCACCAACGGCTCGTTCATCGACAGTAACAACATGGACGGGCTTCGCGCCTGCCTCGTGGACGAATTCACCTCGCTATACGTCTTCAACCTGCGCGGCAATCAACGCACTTCCGGCGAACTCTCCCGGCAGGAAGGCGGCAAGATCTTCGGTTCCGGCTCCCGCACCCCCGTCGCCATCTCCATCCTCGTCCGCAATCCCGCCAAGGTCACACCCGGCGAGCTTTTCTACCACGACATCGGCGACTACCTTACCCGCGAGGAGAAACTCGCCATCGTTGCCAAGTTTGCCAGTCTAAACGGCCTCCACCGCGAGAAGAAATGGCGCAAGATCAGGCCCAATGCAGAAGCCGATTGGATCAACCAACGCGACCCGTCTTTTGAGGCGTTCACTCCCCTCGGAGACAAATCCGATCCAAAAGCGCAGGTGTATTTCGAGAACTACTCTCAGGGCGTTCTAACCAGCCGCGATTCATGGTGCTATAATTTCTCGGCGCGGGCCGCCGCCAAAAACATGCGGCGCATGATCGAGTTCTACTCCGAACAAGCAGCGGCCTTTGAAAAGAAGCACGGGGCCGAAACTCCAAAAAAGCGGAAGGAACTGGTCGAGAAGTTCATCGACGCCGATCCGAAAAGCATATCGTGGTCGAGAGCGTTGAAAGCGGATCTTTCACGAGGTAAAAAGCACAGCTACACCGCCACAAGTTCGAGGACCGGCGTATATCGACCTTACACGAAGCAAGCCGTCTATTTCAGTCGAGCGTTCAACGAAATGGTCTACCAGAATTTCCAGCTCTTCCCTGAGCCGGATTCCGAAAATCTGGTGATTGTCGTTTCAGGAATTGGAGCATCCAAGGGATTCTCAATCCTTCTAAGTGATTGCCTGCCGAATTACCACGCCCATGACACCGGTCAATGCTTCCCCCTCTACCTCTACGAAAAGGCCGAAGCCAAGGACGGCGAACTCGACCTTCTCAGCGGTGACGACGGCTGCGAGATCATCGACGGCTACCGCCGCAAGTCCGCGATCACCGACGGTATCCTCGCCGAGTTCCGCAAGACCTACGGCAAGGACGTGAGCAAGCAGGACGTCTTTTACTACGTTTACGGCATCCTCCATTCGCAGGATTACCGCGAGCGCTTCGCCGCCGACCTCAAGAAGATGCTGCCCCGCATCCCGCTGACTCAGGAACGCGCCGACTACGAAGCCTTCACCCAGGCCGGCCGCGACCTCGCCCACTGGCACCTCAACTACGAGACCATCGACCCGCACCCCGCCGTCCACGAGGAAACCGAACAACTTGGGCTCGATCCGTGGGAGCTCTACAAGGTGAAGAAAATGACCTTCGCCCGCCCCACCGCCAAGCAGAAGGCCGAGGGCGAGAAATGGGACAAGACCCGCCTCATCTACAACAGCAAGGTCACCCTCACCGGTATCCCGCTCGAAGCCTACGACTACGTCGTCAACGGCAAGCCCGCCCTCGAATGGATCATGGAGCGCTATCAAGTCACCGTGGACAAGAAGAGCGGCATCAAGAACGACCCCAACGACTGGTGCCGCGAACACGACGACCCCCGCTACATCATCGACCTCCTAAAACGCGTCACCCGCGTCTCCCTCGAAACCAACAAGATCGTCGCCGCCCTCCCGGCGCTGAACGAGCGGACAAGCTGA
- a CDS encoding helix-turn-helix domain-containing protein: protein MNPVESTPPSLLTRREAARFLSVSERQVWNLQNDGRLPHVRIGRSVRFRVTDLEAFVASRTVKAR from the coding sequence ATGAATCCTGTTGAATCCACCCCACCGTCACTCCTCACCCGTCGCGAAGCCGCCCGTTTCCTGAGCGTCTCCGAGCGTCAGGTTTGGAACCTCCAGAACGACGGACGCCTTCCACACGTCCGCATCGGCCGATCCGTCCGCTTCCGCGTCACCGATCTCGAAGCGTTTGTCGCCTCCCGCACCGTCAAAGCCCGCTGA
- a CDS encoding beta strand repeat-containing protein yields MRVLSQERIIEGLRRTALTLTTGLLLGFPEAGAQSTWSGGTNKYWGNGPNWTPSGVPASGADVSFPGNATRFTVDLGGADRTVGDVSINSATAYTFEDEIGSESLILDNVTISSGFGHSFQHPVVLSGPTSTWDLAGGAYMFVNGVISGSSGLTKDGDGLLTLNNIMTYTGTTTVNDGTLAVAQTKFTALANSPVVVNAAGRFTLDDNGKGDSFFVGSLAGSGITEIDGGHVTFGGDNTSTTYSGSIIDSLGGGSVIKGGTGTWTLSGTLDDDSPVTVSGGTLEIPNGSQDVLADSAVTINSGAQLNIPDTLGATYDLGSLAGAGAADFSAGDIDLGFDNSSTTFSGTMTFDTVEGTGDLTKRGSGTFTLGGSGHNIGKIEIRDGGLTVDGASGSIGRLEVIGSGQVGIIRNTTSALNINSLESSGSLTITGPFTVVEVLGPTNNSQDFVVEDGAVLTVGDVFQQNGFGSFVVDGGYLSFEEFGTSNFGTISLTDPTGGTALTIGGSAADSTFNGIIQDHTSGPGSVTKTGTNSITFSGANTYSGATLIEGGELVVADGNFNAFGNSAVTINSGAQLTIPDTTVAEYRLGSLSGAGPADFGQADIDVGRDNSSTTYSGTLTFDTSEGTAVIEKWGTGTWTLTGSNHNIGKIEVQNGGLVLDGVAGSLGNLDVIGNDETAIIRNTTAAADVSSLTNSGTLTITGNSTLVEISNSISNSEYMVVEDGAVLTIGELFQQSGGNTFVVDEAYVSFEQFGTNNFGTISLTDPTGGTALTIGGSAPSSEFAGIIQDHTSGPGSVTKTGTNSITFSGANTYSGATTIEGGELVISEGNRLALRYSDVTVASGAQLTIPDTTGVSYFLGSLAGAGQVNFGEAELDIGRLDTSTTFSGAFTYDDTLGSGYVTKQGAGSWTLTGSGHQIGNLQVGNGSLTLDGAGGSFGNLWVLGEDQSCTIRNTTSADVFTNIFNTGSLTISGASTVVEPSGLISNAGVNSGSATLTVEGGAQLTLGDQFTQTSSGTLVVDEGHVSLGEFGSNKTGTISLTDPTGGTALTIGTSGSNSTFSGIIHDHTSGPGSVTKTGPGTITFSGANTYSGTTLIEGGELVISEGNFTALGNSAVTIDSGGQLTIPDTTASDYRLGSLSGTGPADFGAGDLDVGRDNSSTTYSGTLTFDTLEGTGDIDKFGNGTWTLSGSGHNIGVIKVQNGGVVLDGVAGTINSLNVFGDGTTGVIRNTTAAAELGSLTNGATLTITGPSTLVSLTNSISNPGSMVVEDGAVLTIGDLFQQSDGGMFVVDEAYVSLKEFAPSNQKFGTIALTDPVGGTALTIGGSAPSSEFAGIIEDHTTGPGSVTKTGSNRIRLTGENTYSGGTTVSGGQLIVNNTSGSGTGSGAVQVASGAQCGGTGSIGGTLTVNSGGTVIPGASDGNGTGTLTLGGLDLEGTYHCDMSGTETDTLAVAGTLTLGGTITFDVGTALSEPVYIIASYGSRSGTFSTVFGLPSGYGISYAHDDGISTNNIALVALTTYDQWAIDNGLTLGVNDGMLDDPNGDGRPNIEHFAFNTDPLGNGSDEGKLRTGFTDDGGNDYFSITVPVRDGAVFTGSPSPTATIDGITYTAQGTGDLTTWDTTVVELIPANSAGLPGLDTGWSYRTFRLDLTQGVLGEGFLRFVLEGE; encoded by the coding sequence ATGCGTGTTCTCAGTCAGGAACGAATCATCGAGGGCCTGCGTCGGACTGCTCTGACTCTTACTACCGGCTTGCTTCTGGGGTTTCCGGAGGCCGGAGCCCAATCGACGTGGAGCGGCGGCACCAACAAATACTGGGGCAACGGCCCCAACTGGACACCCTCGGGCGTTCCCGCATCCGGAGCCGACGTGAGTTTTCCCGGAAACGCCACCCGATTCACCGTGGACCTCGGTGGCGCCGACCGCACCGTGGGCGATGTCTCGATCAATTCGGCGACGGCTTACACCTTCGAGGACGAGATCGGCAGCGAATCGCTGATTCTGGACAACGTCACCATCTCCAGCGGCTTCGGCCATTCCTTCCAGCACCCCGTCGTCCTCTCCGGCCCCACCTCCACCTGGGATCTCGCGGGCGGCGCCTACATGTTCGTCAATGGCGTCATCTCCGGCAGCTCCGGTCTCACCAAGGACGGCGACGGCCTGCTGACGCTCAACAACATCATGACCTACACGGGCACCACCACGGTCAATGACGGCACCCTGGCCGTGGCGCAGACGAAATTCACCGCGCTGGCCAACAGCCCCGTGGTCGTGAACGCCGCCGGGCGCTTCACCCTCGATGACAATGGCAAGGGCGACAGCTTCTTCGTCGGCTCCCTCGCCGGCAGCGGCATCACCGAGATCGACGGCGGCCACGTCACCTTCGGCGGGGACAACACCAGCACCACCTACTCCGGCTCCATCATCGATTCCCTCGGCGGCGGCAGCGTCATCAAGGGCGGCACCGGCACTTGGACTCTCTCCGGCACGCTCGACGACGACAGCCCGGTGACCGTCAGCGGCGGAACGCTCGAGATCCCCAATGGAAGTCAGGACGTGCTGGCCGACAGCGCCGTGACGATCAACAGCGGCGCGCAACTCAACATTCCGGACACGCTCGGGGCCACCTACGACCTGGGTTCCCTCGCAGGGGCGGGAGCTGCGGACTTCAGTGCCGGGGATATCGATCTCGGCTTCGACAACTCGAGCACGACCTTCTCGGGCACGATGACTTTCGACACCGTCGAAGGAACCGGAGACCTCACCAAACGGGGTTCCGGGACATTTACGTTGGGCGGCTCCGGCCACAACATCGGTAAGATTGAAATCCGCGACGGAGGCCTGACCGTGGACGGAGCCAGTGGCTCAATCGGTCGGCTCGAAGTCATCGGAAGCGGCCAGGTCGGAATCATCCGGAACACGACGAGCGCACTGAACATCAACTCTCTCGAAAGCAGCGGAAGCCTTACCATCACAGGGCCCTTCACGGTGGTGGAAGTGCTTGGCCCGACCAACAATTCCCAGGACTTTGTGGTGGAGGATGGTGCGGTGCTCACGGTCGGCGATGTGTTCCAGCAAAACGGCTTCGGCTCCTTCGTGGTGGACGGGGGCTACCTGTCCTTCGAAGAATTCGGCACATCCAACTTCGGCACCATCTCACTGACCGATCCCACCGGGGGCACCGCGTTGACCATCGGCGGCAGCGCGGCGGACTCGACCTTCAACGGCATCATCCAGGACCATACAAGCGGCCCCGGCTCGGTGACGAAGACCGGCACCAACAGCATCACCTTCAGCGGAGCAAACACGTATAGCGGCGCGACCCTCATCGAGGGCGGTGAGCTGGTCGTCGCCGATGGCAACTTCAATGCCTTTGGTAACAGCGCCGTCACCATCAACAGCGGCGCGCAACTGACCATCCCGGACACCACCGTTGCCGAATACCGCCTCGGCTCCCTCTCCGGCGCAGGCCCTGCCGATTTCGGCCAGGCGGATATCGATGTCGGCCGTGACAACTCCAGCACCACCTACTCCGGCACACTCACCTTCGACACCTCCGAGGGGACGGCCGTCATTGAGAAATGGGGAACCGGAACGTGGACGCTGACCGGTTCCAACCACAACATCGGGAAAATCGAGGTTCAAAACGGAGGTCTCGTCCTCGACGGAGTCGCCGGCAGCTTGGGCAACCTCGATGTCATTGGAAATGACGAGACCGCAATCATCCGGAACACGACCGCAGCAGCCGACGTCTCCAGCCTCACCAATAGCGGCACCCTCACGATCACCGGGAATTCGACGCTGGTGGAGATCAGCAACTCGATATCCAACAGCGAATACATGGTCGTGGAAGACGGGGCCGTACTGACCATCGGCGAACTCTTCCAGCAATCCGGTGGCAACACCTTCGTCGTGGACGAGGCCTACGTCTCTTTCGAACAATTCGGCACGAACAACTTCGGCACCATCTCTCTAACCGATCCCACTGGCGGCACCGCCCTGACCATCGGTGGCAGCGCACCCAGCTCGGAGTTCGCAGGCATCATCCAGGACCACACTAGCGGCCCCGGCTCGGTGACGAAGACCGGCACGAACAGCATCACCTTCAGCGGAGCAAACACATATAGCGGCGCGACCACCATCGAAGGCGGCGAGCTGGTCATCTCCGAAGGCAACCGGCTCGCCCTGCGATACAGTGACGTGACGGTGGCCAGCGGCGCACAACTCACCATTCCGGATACCACGGGCGTCAGCTACTTCCTCGGCTCCCTCGCCGGAGCGGGTCAGGTGAACTTCGGCGAGGCAGAGCTGGATATCGGCAGGCTGGACACCAGCACCACCTTTTCCGGAGCCTTCACCTACGATGACACCCTGGGCTCCGGCTACGTGACCAAGCAGGGCGCCGGATCATGGACCCTGACGGGCTCCGGCCACCAGATTGGCAACCTGCAGGTGGGGAACGGAAGCCTCACCCTCGATGGGGCCGGCGGCTCCTTCGGCAATCTATGGGTCCTCGGAGAGGATCAATCGTGCACCATCCGGAATACGACCAGTGCCGATGTCTTCACCAATATCTTCAACACCGGCAGCCTGACCATCAGCGGAGCCTCCACGGTGGTGGAACCCAGCGGGCTGATCTCCAACGCCGGAGTGAACAGCGGATCCGCCACCCTCACGGTGGAGGGCGGCGCCCAGCTGACCCTCGGTGACCAGTTCACACAAACCAGCAGCGGCACGCTGGTGGTGGACGAGGGCCACGTGTCCCTCGGCGAATTCGGCTCGAACAAGACCGGAACCATTTCCCTGACCGATCCCACCGGCGGCACTGCCCTGACCATCGGCACCAGCGGTTCCAACTCGACGTTTTCCGGCATCATCCATGACCACACCAGCGGACCCGGCTCCGTTACCAAGACCGGCCCAGGCACCATCACCTTCAGTGGAGCGAACACCTACAGCGGCACGACGCTCATCGAGGGCGGCGAACTGGTCATCTCCGAAGGCAACTTCACTGCCCTCGGCAACAGCGCCGTGACGATCGACAGCGGCGGGCAACTCACCATCCCGGACACCACGGCGAGCGACTACCGCCTCGGCTCCCTCTCAGGAACGGGACCCGCGGACTTCGGGGCGGGCGATCTCGATGTCGGCCGCGACAACTCCAGCACGACCTACTCCGGCACGCTCACCTTCGACACCCTCGAGGGCACCGGAGACATCGACAAGTTCGGGAACGGCACATGGACGCTGAGCGGCTCCGGCCACAACATCGGCGTGATCAAGGTCCAGAACGGAGGCGTTGTCCTCGACGGGGTGGCGGGCACCATCAACTCACTCAACGTTTTTGGAGATGGCACCACCGGAGTCATTCGGAACACGACCGCTGCCGCAGAACTCGGATCCCTCACCAATGGCGCAACCCTGACGATCACCGGGCCCTCCACGCTGGTTTCACTGACCAACTCAATCAGCAATCCCGGCTCCATGGTGGTGGAAGACGGAGCGGTGCTGACAATCGGCGATCTCTTCCAGCAGTCCGACGGCGGTATGTTCGTGGTGGACGAGGCCTACGTGTCCCTCAAGGAGTTTGCCCCAAGCAACCAGAAGTTCGGAACCATCGCCCTGACCGACCCGGTTGGTGGCACCGCCCTCACCATCGGCGGCAGCGCGCCGAGTTCCGAATTTGCAGGCATCATCGAGGACCACACCACCGGCCCCGGCTCCGTCACCAAGACCGGATCGAACAGGATCAGGCTCACCGGTGAGAACACCTACAGCGGCGGCACGACGGTCTCCGGCGGACAACTCATCGTGAACAACACCAGTGGCTCCGGCACGGGCAGCGGCGCGGTGCAGGTAGCCAGTGGCGCACAATGCGGCGGCACCGGGAGCATCGGCGGCACGCTGACCGTCAACTCCGGCGGCACGGTCATCCCCGGCGCGTCCGATGGCAACGGAACCGGAACCCTCACCCTCGGCGGCCTGGACCTGGAGGGCACCTACCACTGTGACATGAGCGGCACGGAAACGGACACCCTTGCGGTCGCGGGCACCCTGACACTCGGCGGCACCATCACCTTCGATGTCGGCACCGCACTCAGCGAGCCCGTCTACATCATCGCCAGCTACGGCAGCCGTAGTGGAACTTTCTCCACCGTCTTCGGCCTCCCCTCCGGATACGGCATCAGCTACGCCCACGATGACGGCATCTCCACGAACAACATCGCACTCGTCGCCCTGACCACCTATGACCAATGGGCCATCGACAACGGCCTGACCCTCGGCGTGAACGACGGCATGCTTGACGACCCCAACGGCGACGGCCGCCCGAACATCGAGCACTTCGCCTTCAACACCGACCCGCTCGGCAACGGCAGCGACGAGGGCAAACTGCGCACCGGCTTCACCGATGACGGCGGCAACGACTACTTTTCCATCACCGTGCCCGTCCGCGATGGCGCCGTCTTCACCGGCAGCCCCAGCCCCACCGCCACCATCGATGGGATCACCTACACTGCCCAGGGCACCGGCGACCTGACCACATGGGATACGACCGTCGTGGAACTCATCCCCGCCAACTCCGCCGGCCTCCCCGGCCTCGACACCGGCTGGAGCTACCGAACCTTCCGGTTGGACCTGACTCAGGGCGTTCTTGGGGAGGGGTTCCTACGGTTCGTGCTCGAGGGCGAGTAG